A region of the Myxococcales bacterium genome:
GAAGTCGCTGACATCCAGAATCAATGCATGTTGCACGCGATCTTGGATCGCTTCGACCAGTTCCTTTTTGCGATCAATCGCCAGGACCTCGGAGGAAACGGCTAAAGCGCAAGCCAATTCGAAACCGAATTGGCCCAGCCCGATGACGCAAATCCGTGATTTTTTACTCATCCCACCATGATCCTTCCTTCGGGGTGTTGGATTCTGACACGCTTTTTTTCGACGATCCAGGCGGCGATGGTCAGCGGGCCGACGCGCCCCATGAACATGGAGCAGATCAACCAGACCCGGCCGATCATCGAAAGGTGGGGCGTCAACCCGGTGGAAAGCCCCACGGTCGCGAAGGCGGAAACCTGCTCGAACATGACATCTTGCAGGCCGAATCCGGGTTGCAGATTCTCGGTGGAAAGTAAAAGCAGGATGCCGAACAGATTCCAGCCGACGGCCAGCGCGAAAAGCAAGGTCGTGCGGCGCACGATTTGATGCGAGATGGTTTTACCGAACAAGGTCACTTCATCGGAACCGCGTAGGCGGGCGACGAGTCGGGAAAGCCAAATCGCCATCGAGGTGGTTTTCACGCCGCCGGCGCAGGAACCGGGGGAGCCGCCGATAAACATCAATATCGTGACGAAGAGCAAGGAAGCCGGGGGCAGGGCACCGATACGGATCGAATTGAAACCGGCGGTTCGGGCGGTCACGGATTGAAAAATAGCCCCGCCGATTTTCTCCGGCAGGGATTTTTCCTCACCGGGCATTCCGAAGAGCAGAATCCCCAAGGTTCCGCCGACGATTAACAACGCGCTCGCCCAGAAAACCGTGCGGGCATGCAGCGAAAAACGGAAAATGGAATTTGATTCCCGCTTGCTTCGTAGGGAAAAAACTTGCCAGATCTCAATCAGGACGGTATGGCCTAACCCGCCTAGTACGATCAGCAACAGGATGATTGTCAGCACCGGCCAATTGGCGCGGAACGATAGAAGGTTTTCGGAATAAATGGAAAAGCCGGCGTTGCAAAAAGCGGAAATCCCGTGAAAAACGGCACTGAATAATGCTTGCTTCACCGGATGATCGGGTAATAAAAATAAAAAGAGCAAGAGAATCCCGGTCAATTCAATCGTTCCCGTGATGAGAATAATTCGGCCCACTATCTGGGCGATATCGTTGGCGGCAGTACGTTGCATCAGGCTGTCGGCCAAAGCGACTTGCGATTTTAATGACAGATTGCGGCCGAGCATGCCGAAAATCAGGGCGGCAAAAACCATCCAGCCCAATCCGCCCAGCTGAATCAGGATGACGATGATCATTTGCCCGACGTGGTTGAAATCCTTGGCCGTATCGACCACTGTCAAGCCGGTGACGCAGACGGCGGAGGTGGAGGTGAACAGGGCATTGAGCAGAGAGACGCTGCCCGGGGTGTGGGAAACCGGCAACCACAGCATGATGCCGCCCAGGCCGATGGCTGCTGCGAACCCGATGATGACAATGGATTCGGGCGACCAGTGAAGCGGATTAGTCAGCAACCTGGTCAGAACTCTCGAAGCGAATCGATTCGCGAAAGTGCGCATCGGCAACGCCTCATTCCGCCGGTTATTTCTTTTTCGCGGGCGGCTTGCCTTTCGG
Encoded here:
- a CDS encoding ATPase, whose protein sequence is MRTFANRFASRVLTRLLTNPLHWSPESIVIIGFAAAIGLGGIMLWLPVSHTPGSVSLLNALFTSTSAVCVTGLTVVDTAKDFNHVGQMIIVILIQLGGLGWMVFAALIFGMLGRNLSLKSQVALADSLMQRTAANDIAQIVGRIILITGTIELTGILLLFLFLLPDHPVKQALFSAVFHGISAFCNAGFSIYSENLLSFRANWPVLTIILLLIVLGGLGHTVLIEIWQVFSLRSKRESNSIFRFSLHARTVFWASALLIVGGTLGILLFGMPGEEKSLPEKIGGAIFQSVTARTAGFNSIRIGALPPASLLFVTILMFIGGSPGSCAGGVKTTSMAIWLSRLVARLRGSDEVTLFGKTISHQIVRRTTLLFALAVGWNLFGILLLLSTENLQPGFGLQDVMFEQVSAFATVGLSTGLTPHLSMIGRVWLICSMFMGRVGPLTIAAWIVEKKRVRIQHPEGRIMVG